The following are from one region of the Melaminivora suipulveris genome:
- a CDS encoding OmpA family protein encodes MSFNSSDDDSQQRFALGFLFALIALVVSTVVGVVVYKRGIQRAPEAAPAAIVAAEPAPVAAAAPGVVVTDEASVVVEGGVIKFYFASGKADLAPGANEALAEVARGVNEGGRTAAVSGYHDATGDAALNAELAKQRAQAVRDALVGLGVAQDKVELRKPEALQASGGNAEARRVEVTLLP; translated from the coding sequence ATGTCCTTCAACAGCTCCGACGACGACAGCCAGCAGCGCTTCGCCCTCGGGTTCCTCTTTGCCCTGATTGCGCTGGTGGTGTCCACCGTGGTCGGCGTGGTGGTCTACAAGCGCGGCATTCAGCGCGCGCCCGAGGCGGCTCCAGCGGCCATCGTGGCCGCCGAGCCGGCGCCCGTCGCAGCGGCCGCGCCCGGCGTGGTGGTGACCGACGAGGCCAGCGTGGTGGTCGAGGGCGGCGTGATCAAGTTCTACTTCGCCAGCGGCAAGGCCGACCTGGCACCTGGTGCCAACGAAGCGCTGGCCGAGGTGGCGCGCGGCGTCAACGAGGGCGGCAGGACTGCCGCGGTGTCGGGCTACCACGATGCCACGGGCGACGCCGCGCTGAACGCCGAGCTGGCCAAGCAGCGCGCGCAGGCCGTGCGCGACGCGCTGGTGGGCCTGGGCGTGGCGCAGGACAAGGTCGAGTTGCGCAAGCCCGAGGCGCTGCAGGCCAGCGGCGGCAACGCCGAGGCGCGGCGCGTGGAAGTGACGCTGCTGCCCTGA
- a CDS encoding gamma-glutamylcyclotransferase yields the protein MPASVPSAPRDPAALMARTLAEWGGQRDLWLFGYGSLIWRPDFAYAERRAASVHGWHRALKMWSRVNRGTPECPGLVFGMLPGGSCRGMAYRIERAQVPRMFPALWQREMVLGVYDPRWLTCRTADGPVQALAFTLSRRSPSHTGVLADEQYRRIFQQAHGIYGSTREYAEATHAELRRLGIHDRALARLLALVDAAGPDAASGD from the coding sequence ATGCCCGCTTCCGTGCCCTCCGCCCCCCGCGACCCCGCCGCCCTGATGGCCCGCACCCTGGCCGAATGGGGTGGCCAGCGCGATCTGTGGCTCTTCGGCTACGGCTCGCTGATCTGGCGCCCGGATTTCGCCTATGCCGAACGCCGCGCGGCCTCCGTGCATGGCTGGCACCGGGCGTTGAAGATGTGGAGCCGCGTCAACCGCGGCACGCCCGAATGTCCGGGCCTGGTGTTCGGCATGCTGCCGGGCGGAAGCTGCCGCGGCATGGCCTACCGCATCGAGCGCGCGCAGGTGCCGCGCATGTTTCCGGCGCTGTGGCAGCGCGAGATGGTGCTGGGCGTCTACGACCCGCGCTGGCTCACCTGCCGCACGGCGGACGGACCGGTGCAGGCGCTGGCCTTCACCCTGTCACGCCGCAGCCCCAGCCACACCGGAGTGCTGGCGGACGAGCAGTACCGGCGCATCTTCCAGCAGGCCCACGGCATCTACGGCAGCACACGCGAATACGCCGAGGCGACGCACGCGGAACTGCGCCGCCTGGGCATCCATGATCGCGCGCTGGCGCGTCTTTTGGCCCTGGTCGATGCCGCCGGGCCGGATGCCGCCAGCGGCGATTGA
- the pdxH gene encoding pyridoxamine 5'-phosphate oxidase, translating into MSSPQPPLSSSIADLRKSYERAELGEDASHADPLAQFDQWLREAIAAQVPEPNAMTLATVGADQRPSTRVVLIKGYDERGIAWYTNYDSRKGRELAANPFAALQFHWIELERVVRIEGQVEKVDASESDAYFHSRPLDSRIGAWASPQSQVISGRGVLVANAAKYGAQFLLQPPRPPHWGGFRLKPDRWEFWQGRKSRLHDRLRYRLGGGLWVRERLAP; encoded by the coding sequence ATGAGTTCGCCCCAGCCTCCCCTGTCGTCTTCCATCGCCGATCTGCGCAAGAGCTACGAGCGCGCCGAGCTGGGCGAGGACGCCTCGCACGCCGACCCGCTCGCCCAGTTCGACCAATGGCTGCGCGAGGCCATCGCCGCGCAGGTTCCCGAGCCCAACGCCATGACGCTGGCCACCGTGGGCGCCGACCAGCGCCCCAGCACGCGCGTGGTGCTGATCAAGGGCTATGACGAACGCGGCATCGCCTGGTACACCAACTACGACAGCCGCAAGGGCCGCGAGCTGGCGGCCAACCCGTTCGCCGCGCTGCAGTTCCACTGGATCGAGCTGGAGCGCGTGGTGCGCATCGAGGGCCAGGTCGAGAAGGTGGACGCCAGCGAAAGCGACGCGTACTTCCACAGCCGGCCGCTGGATTCGCGCATCGGCGCCTGGGCCAGCCCGCAAAGCCAGGTCATCTCCGGGCGCGGCGTGCTGGTGGCCAACGCGGCGAAATATGGCGCGCAGTTTCTGCTGCAGCCACCGCGACCGCCGCACTGGGGCGGCTTTCGCCTGAAGCCCGACCGCTGGGAGTTCTGGCAGGGCCGCAAGAGCCGGCTGCACGACCGGCTGCGCTACCGCTTGGGCGGTGGGCTCTGGGTGCGCGAGCGCCTGGCGCCGTAG
- a CDS encoding AEC family transporter, translating into MLSSVLSPLVPVVLCIALGFAIARIGWVRASAIADLSNIVFLVLTPALLFRTMGQTRVQELDFTPVALYFATAMLVFAATLLREGWSVAGAARALAHTFGNTVMIGVPFIGLVYGEQGLVALFTLISLHSLVLLTAATLVFELVQARAEQGQPGAVARSRGQTLWRAARNSVLHPVPLPILAGLVFAQTGLPLPGVLDQALALLGRAVGPTALLLVGVSLAYTRIGQNWRAALRIAAVKLLAMPLFLGALAWALGLSGGAIAVMLVTAALPVGANVLLFTQRYGAMQDEVSSAIAISTALALLTLPVMLALAQLLRG; encoded by the coding sequence TTGCTGTCTTCCGTTCTTTCGCCCCTGGTCCCCGTCGTGCTGTGCATCGCCCTGGGGTTCGCCATCGCCCGCATTGGCTGGGTGCGCGCCAGCGCCATCGCCGACCTGTCCAACATCGTGTTCCTGGTGCTGACCCCGGCGCTGCTGTTTCGCACCATGGGCCAGACGCGCGTGCAGGAGCTGGATTTCACGCCGGTGGCGCTGTATTTCGCCACGGCCATGCTGGTCTTCGCCGCCACGCTGCTGCGCGAGGGCTGGAGCGTGGCCGGCGCGGCGCGGGCGCTGGCGCACACCTTCGGCAACACGGTCATGATCGGTGTGCCGTTCATTGGCCTGGTTTATGGCGAACAAGGCCTGGTGGCGCTGTTCACGCTGATCTCCCTGCATTCGCTGGTGCTGCTGACCGCCGCGACGCTGGTGTTCGAGCTGGTGCAGGCGCGCGCCGAACAGGGCCAGCCCGGCGCCGTCGCGCGCTCGCGTGGGCAGACGCTGTGGCGCGCGGCCAGAAACAGCGTGCTGCACCCGGTGCCCCTGCCCATCCTGGCCGGGCTGGTCTTCGCGCAGACCGGCCTGCCGCTGCCCGGTGTGCTGGACCAGGCGCTGGCGCTGCTGGGCCGCGCCGTCGGGCCGACCGCGCTGCTGCTGGTGGGCGTCAGCCTGGCCTATACGCGCATCGGGCAGAACTGGCGCGCGGCGCTGCGCATCGCCGCGGTCAAGCTGCTGGCCATGCCGCTGTTTCTGGGCGCACTGGCGTGGGCGCTGGGGCTGTCGGGCGGGGCGATCGCCGTCATGCTCGTCACGGCGGCATTGCCGGTGGGGGCCAACGTGCTGCTGTTCACCCAGCGCTACGGCGCGATGCAGGACGAGGTGTCGTCGGCGATTGCCATCTCCACGGCGCTGGCGCTGCTCACGCTGCCGGTCATGCTGGCGCTGGCGCAGCTGCTGCGCGGCTGA